The Planktothrix tepida PCC 9214 genome includes a window with the following:
- a CDS encoding type II toxin-antitoxin system RelE family toxin, with the protein MNFRIEFSSSARDSLINLQELDAKKYNKVLKTLGLMATNLRHPSLKTHKYDTLSGPNGEEIFEAYVENKTPAAFRVFWYYGPDKGVITVIAITPHP; encoded by the coding sequence ATGAATTTTCGGATAGAATTTTCTTCATCAGCTAGAGATAGTTTAATTAATCTTCAAGAACTCGATGCAAAAAAATACAATAAAGTGCTGAAAACACTTGGATTAATGGCAACTAATTTACGCCATCCCAGCTTGAAAACTCATAAATACGACACATTATCAGGCCCTAATGGAGAAGAAATATTTGAGGCTTACGTCGAAAACAAAACCCCAGCAGCGTTTCGAGTTTTTTGGTATTATGGCCCAGACAAAGGAGTAATCACAGTTATTGCCATTACGCCTCATCCTTAA